Within the Zea mays cultivar B73 chromosome 10, Zm-B73-REFERENCE-NAM-5.0, whole genome shotgun sequence genome, the region ACTATTGTGTTTCTTATTCATAAACTacaataaaataaatgaattaggaataaaagaaaaaatTTAAAATATATATTATCATTTGTAATTAAAAGATATAACATAATTGATATAAATAGTAAATGGCATGATACCTCTATGTAGACCTATTTTGACGGTTTCCAAATTTGTGTACAATATTTGCAACTAAATCTCTCTTCAGTTGAGTGTGAGTCGAGCGAGCACGGATAGTAAAATTCCTTTGTAGCACTTCAACGAAGCAAGGGTCAGGATTGTCACTAGTCTGCCCTTCTGGCAGTAGCACAATTGTTGCTCCTAGGTTTTCATTTAAATCCAATGGAATTTTAATtgtttctttttcatcttcaacaATCATGTTGTGAAGGATAACACAAGCTTGCATTATGTTCACAACATCCCCCCGCTTCCATAAACGATCATCCTTACGCAACTTAGCATCTCAGTTCGAACAGCTTCATCCTCGCTGTCCACATCAATTTGATTCTGGTTTGCTTTTGCAGTCGAAGTACATGTCCTCATGCCAACAAAATGGGAATTCTGTGATGATGAGTTGTTCACTAGGTTAATAAATCCACCTGGGGGGTGTGGATTGTTATCCCTGAAAGCATGGATCGAACAACATCATAAACTTACTAAGAAAAAGGAAGGACATCACCCTGTTAGTTACAATTTATTCTGCAAATAAATTATAGTTGAATAAGCAACTACTACATGGTTCGTGTAACAAGACATATATGCAAACCACAAGCCATAGTTGAATCGAGCAGTTACCAATTTGTTGGATCAGATTGTGGAATGACCGGAGAAGATGAACCGGGATTGGATGCAATATCGGAGGAAGCCATAGCTGCAGCTCTTCTCTTCAGCCCAAGTGTTCGTGTAGAATCAATGGCTGCTGCTGCTTGCCCAGCCAGCAGTGGTGGTCTTCCAAACAGGACTGATGCCACCGGTGCCTGGCCTGTCCGAGGAAGTCCTGTCGCTGCCGCCTGGCCTATCCGCTGTAGTCGCGATGCCGCCGTCGTGCTTGTCCGCGACGCCGCGCTGCCCGCCTTCTGGCTTGTCCTCTGGCCTATCTGCGGTGCCGCGTTGCCCGTTGTTTGGCCTGTCCGCGACGCCGCACTGCCCGTCCTCTGGCCCGCACACAACCCCGTACCTGCTTGTCCAGCTCCAGCTTGGGAAGAATCCCCACCTGCAGTCGCCGCTGCACGCGAGAGGTCCCTGCTTGCTGCTGCCGCAAGGAGTCGCTGCGCTTGCGCCGCATCGAAGACGAAGGTGGCTGGAGGCAACACATCATCCCCATCGGACTCCATCTGTTAGATTGGGGGAAAAATTCAAGATTGAACTGAAACAACGAGAGGAGAAGCTATATAGGGGAGGAGAAAAAATGGCGCGCGCAGGAGCAAATTCATCCATGCCGCCCGCCAAAAGCTCCCGCGCGTAGGTAAGCCGTCGTCGCCGCCGACTCGCTCTACAGCTGTTGCTTCGTCCGTCGCTTGGTTCTTGGAGCACGGGACGAAGCCGTCGCCTCACGAAACGACGACTGCACTCTCTCTCTTCTCTAATTGCTGTCCATGTAGGAGTATTCTCTTTAATGATAGCTTTTAGAGACTGCTAACTAAATGCCGCTGTACATGCCCtaagtagagatggcaacgggaatTATCCGTCAATCTATATTGTAACTATGAAATTAATCTAATTATAGTCTAATTAATTCATAACATTATGTATTACGGTTATATATATGTTTAGTATTTTTTTTAAAAGAACTCCAAAAAACTGATGTTAAATGGTCAAATGGTTGATCTAAAGGATAAAGAGAGAGCGGGAATGGCTGGAGAGTGGATGAAATAGATAAAAAAGTAGTTGAAGGATGTATTTATAAATATAAGTTCAAAGTATGAACGAGGAGATTTGAGAGGGCAATAGATGGAACCCTCTCCATTCACAGGCAGACAAATGCGTCCGTCTCGGAGCCACCTCACATTCAGCGAGGCAGGCCCACTGAAAATAGAAATGGAACTCGTTTTCAAGGAATCCAGCCGAGACAGTGCAAGCTGATGGACGCTACTGATGAAGCCAGAAAAATCTCCATATCAGTTGGGTAGGCTGCCCCATTCctggttctgccattcccattccatCTTCACGTTCTCATTCGCATTCTCATCCTGGTTCTGCCCAACCATTCCCATCCCCGTTGGCTTGTTCTCCATTCCCATCCTGGTTCTGCCCACCATTCCCATTCCCGTTGGTTGGCTTGTTCTCCATTCCCATCCCCGTTGGTTGGCCCACACCCTGTCGTACAACGTCTGACAGGTGGGTCCCACACCCCTGGTCTTGCATGTGGGGTCCTTGTCTTCGTGCACCGCGCATTTGACCAAAAAAGCCTGCTATTTGGGGTGACATCAATGGTCAGGTAAGAATACACAAGATGTTCCGCATAAAAACTTATAAACATGTGTCTGCACAATTCAGTGGTCGATGTGGTACTAAGTTTAGCTTGTAAATACAAAGTGCATGCGTCCTCGAAGGCCCATCTGCTTGTTGCGGCCCATACCAAATCCTCTTGTACCACCTCCTTCCCAGCCCAGCGGTCCTGCTCTCCTGGTCTCACCCCGTGCTCTCCTGTTCCTCGTCAAGCTCGGGCATCTCGGCGCAACCGCGGACCGCCTTGCTCTCCCTTCGGCGTGCAGCACGATCCCAGTCCACGACCTCCACCTCTACCGCTTGAGGGAGCAACAATGAAGATAAATAGTGACCAGACTGACTCGAAGGCACTCCCACGGGTGACATGGCGGTTCCCTCTCGACGACACCTCCAGGTTCTGGTCCACGGCGGCGGCGTCTGCGCGGGACGGGGCGAACGACAACAAGCGTCTCCCGACGGCGCCTCCACCTCTCTAGGTTCCCCTCTGCTCCTCGTGCCCCGCTGTAGATCTGGTCGGCACTctccctccaccgccaccacacctCGCGTGGCATCCTCCGCGGGCGAGGCACAGTCGGGCCCTCGCCGCTCGCCCGCTCCCCCACGGGGCGTCAAATCCGAATTGGCTGCATCTAACTACCGGCGGGGCCAACGACCTTAGCTTCTCCTTCCCGCATGTTCCCCTTCCCTCCTTCCctttcctctcctctcctctccactCGTCGTCCACCCCTCGTGCTCGTCTCACTCTTCACCTCCAGCTCCGGATCTGAAACGCCGAGCAGTCTTTCGTCGTTTCGAGTCTTCAGCCAGAGCTTCTCGGTGAGTGCGAGAATTCGGGCCGGAGAACTGGGAAAGCCTCGAGGAGACATGGATGGGTTGCCCAGAGAGTTGTGCGTCAAGATCTTCCACCTCCTGGATCACCAGTCCCTCGCCTCTTCTCCCCAAGGTCTGACGCGCTCCCTAAAATTGTGGCATCCCAATACGGAATTGGAAGCGCCGGTGATTGCAATTGCAATCGCTCTGcctctttttttcctttttcaagAATGGAATTTCAGTTTCTCTGTAGTAATTACTATGAACTTCCTGTGGTCCGAATTCTTACTGTCCATTTTAATCCGGCCCCCAAAAGAGATCCTAGGGTCTGGTTTCCGTTGGCAGTTCAGATTTTGGTTGTGTATCTCTGTAGACTTCTTCCAAGTCTTAGATTGCCAAATCGGATTGATCGTATACCCTGTGTTTCTGTAGTCTGTACATGCTGGAGCATGAAAACGTTCCAGGCCAGAGAGCTTGATATAGAGGAGTAGTTGGTACGACACGCAGATAGCGTGCGTAGAGATCTCTCATTTTGGGCAGTTACGCATACCAATTACCTGCGACGGTGCTGGTCCTGGCTCATCAGTTTACAGGAAATGGAGGGCGTTGACCTCGGATGATGAACTGTGGCGCAAGCTGTTCAACGACAGGTGGGGAGCGGACGCCGCAGCGTTCTACGCGCCGGAGGGATCCAAGTCTTGGAAGGACGTCTTCGCCGTGCAGGACCGGTGCGACCGATACGGACTGTAAGCCGCCACTCGCCCATCTGCTCCAGCTCCACTGCTTCCGATTGCCATCAGCAGCTGGTGTTACTGCTAGCCGCCTCCTTTGTTTTTGTTTGGCCTGTGAGTGTGTGTGTGACCGCGCCACGTCCTTCCCAGGGGTGTCAGGATCATCAGGGAAGGGAAGGACTACTACCTGATTATGGTCATTTTTTAGTGAACCAATTGCTGCTGCCAGTTTTTAGTGACTACAATTAGGGATGTCGTGGGCGGTTTATTTCTGGTGGCTGCTATCTTTTTATAGGAGTTGTCAGAGAATTGTTTTAGTGATTAACCATGTGTGTTTAGTGGCTGGTATTGTTATCATATACCCTTGTTTTTAGTTCTATACATATTTCTTAAATAGGTTGTCTAGGCGTGCTGTTTTTTATAGGATACTAAAGGCGAAAACGTATTAGCCTTTTGGGAACTTAGGCTACTGAGTTGCTATCATCTTTCAGTAGACCTGCCGAGGAGCGATCTCTGTCCAATTATCAGCCAATGTCAAATGCACTGCTGCTTTCTGATTCCTTTTGTTTTAGTACATTGTAACTAGCAGCTTTCAGATTGCATTTGTGTACTTGCCGCTCCACAGATAGCCTACATGAAGCTATTGGGAATGGCCTTGGTGGCTATTTTAGCGTTGCAAGGCAAAATTTTGACATATTCTGTTGATCAGTTGCCTGTTAATATGTAGATTTGCAAGTATATAATTTATAAAATCGTTACTTCATGGGGTACCCTAATTCCTTTCCTGAGGCTGTGCTGGCTCAACTTTGTCATCTACTCGTGTTTGATACCAGGATGCAGTGCAACCATTTCCACATATGTATCGTCTAGCATTGAACTGAGGCTTTGTACAGTAGTAATAAGAAATGAGAAATGCCGAATTCTTTTAGGGCCCTGATTTGGCGTCAATTGAAAAGACATTGACTATATCTATCTACAGGGTTCCACATGCACATTCACCGAGTCAATCCTGCGATCGTGTGGCTTCCATACTGGGCTGTTCACCTCACCACATTTGATGGATGTTAGAGAGCGATTTCAGCTAGATGGGTAATTCTTTTTCCTACTGTTCTTTCATCTTATACACCTGCATCTGGCTGTGGTGTTGACAACAGTGGATCCTATGAACTTCCAAATGATTTTTTGTATGTAAACATCTTGTGTCATCTTTCTTGTGCTGTCCCTGTAATTAGGTGCTATGAAATTTATGATCGCACTGACCTAGCCCCTCCTTTCTGAGGGCATCAGGGTTAATATTTCTGAAGAGAAATTTTTGAAGTACTTCTGGTGGTGCTGGAACAAGTTGAAGGTAAGTGTCTTGATTTGTTGTTCCATATAAAGTCACTCTGCGCTCGACGTTTACTACCTAGAAGTGACAAAGCTCAAACTACTGAATTGATTCCATCAGGAAATTTTTTGCATTTGTCATATAATCTGTCTGATCTCACCATGCTGCTTTTATTCTATATAAACTGGTGGATGATGAGATAAATGGGCTTACTTCCAGGAGAAGACTGATGATGATATTCCCATGCCAGCCTATTTCAGGTTCCTCGCGCCGCTCGCATTCAAGATATTTTATGCTGAGCAGGTATAGAAAATACAGCATTTACTACTCTTTCTGCCTTCTTTGCAAGATATTCAAGATGCTAAAGTCATTTTAGTTGCAAGTTGTTGTGTTAATATGTGATTTTAACTTTTAAGGTAGACACATTGATGCATCTATCACATATATGCTTTTCTCACACTAGGAATTTACTCATTCTTTATACCTTCTGAGCTTCACTGGCATCTGCCCAATCATTTCCCTGTCTTTTTTCTGACTCTAACAGGTAGATGTTGCTGTTCTCGAGGTTGGCCTAGGAGGGAAGTTTGATGCAACTAATGTGGTATGTGATGTTCTATTTCAGTAATGCATAACTAAAGTTTGTGTATATAGGTCATCTTGAGTAGTCAAAACCCAGAGTAAACTTGAACTATACCATTTTGGTCCTGAAAAGATTTTCTTAGAATTGGTAAGGGCAGGCCTGATGTAGTGGTGCGTGCTGTCTCATTGAGTCACTAGGTTTCGGGttcgaagcagcttctccaatctCCACACTTGCAGGGGAAATACTTGCCTCCGATTATCACACCTCCGATTATCACTTCTCCAGACCCCACCCATGTGGGAGCTTCATACACTGGGCCtccttttttcttcttttcttagaATCCAAGGTGTGACTTTGTGATATTGTTTGGGGTTCTCCCCCCCCCCTTTATTATTCTTAATATAAGATATGCAATTCGCGTGCGTGTTCGATAAAAAAACATATTGCATGTTTTTTGTGTGAGCATCCTTGTATTGGATTACATGTAGAAGGATGGACTAGATTAATGCGTATGCTTGCTTGAATGCTTGATTCAGTGCCAATTTGACTTTCAAAATGATTCCGTGTTTAAATTTACCTTGTGTCTCTTCTTGGTTTTCTGACAACATTTATATTACCACAGTTGTCTTGAACTATCAAAAATCAAAGATCTTGAGTGGTCTCTAAATTTGGGTGCCTGAGTGCCTGCAGGTTAAAGCACCTGTAGTTTGTGGCATATCTTCCCTTGGATATGATCATATGGAAATTCTTGGTTAGTCCTGCAACTGACAGTTGAAGTACCTCTATTATTAGGTCCATGCTCTCAGGGGGTGTTTGGATGGTGGCTGCCAGGGTTCCAAGCAAACACGCCCAGTCTCATGTTTCTTTATTTATCTATTTTTGAATTGTCCAAAATGCAGGTGACCAAATCCTGTTCTTGGTGATAAACTTGGTGTCAATAAACGGGTTAATTCTGTTGGCAAAATTAGGATGACACAGGTGACATGAAGATGCCAAGTCGGTGCATCGATACTAATTGCGAGTTAGGTCTGTTTGGACCTCTGGTAAACCACGTAGTAGGTTTGGAGACCTAGAACTACAAATCCATAGTATTGGGACTTAGGTGATACCCTGAAGAAAATCCATAGTAttgcgctctgctataattcctagaatcaagaatacttAGGTGATAGCCTGCAGCGTACGTAGCAGCGAAGCAGTAGTGCCTGGTGACAGCGCGTGGTGACCAAGCTACAATCAGCACCAGAATATTCTTCTTACCAATAAAGTATTCTTTTTAACCTATAAGTTCCAGTAATCTTCTTACCAGCTAATATTTTCAATAATGTGGTGCATGTTTAGTTTCCAATATAGCATGTTGCACCTTTACCTTTGAATTTCGTATTTCACTTCTGTCATAATAGATCATTGAAGTAGCAAAATTAGATAACTGGACCATCATGTTACTTTTCTCTTTTGCTTTACCTGTGTTTCATTTGCCAGTCATGAAAATTTGCCCTACCTGGAAGATAATAAATACCATGGTTCTTTTATTTCTCTCTCTCCAGGTATCGAGTCCTCTTGAGGAGCTTCAAGAGGAGTATCAGAAGCGAAAGCAGGACACCAATGAAATTTCACATAGCAGGTGGCTTCAGCCCCTTGGAGTGATGCTTatgttcttttcttttttttgttttgcgGATTGTATGGGCTTTAGGCAATGTTGCTGGTGACTCCCCAAAGTGTCATGTTCTGGTACTTGGCAATGGTGGGCTATACCCTTTGCCGCAACATATTAATGAGCATGCTAAGCTTTCGATGCTTAAGAATGCCATATAGACTCTCTCCAACTTCTGCAATGGGAAGCCATAACCAAACTTTGATCTGGTTTCTTTTTGTTGTGTCGGCCAAAATTGATTCATTGATTGATATTGGTTTGATTTGGTTTGTTCATGCTTTAGTAAGTCAAACCAGCATTGCCAGCATTACAACGTATTATCCACTCTCAGGATGAGGAGGTCCTAACTGATGCTTGTTGGGCTCTCTCATAATATCTGATGAGACTAATGAAACTGTGGAACTTCTGATGTAACTACAGTTTTGTGTTTTCCTCTGTAGCATTCTAAAGTTCTACCATGATAGATGATTGAAATCATAACACCTGAATTTTTATTTAGGCACCCTTAAGCCTCTGTACTCATTCCAGCCTTTCGCACGGTGGGTAACATTGATTGGTGAATTGTTTATAGCACCAATTTGCAGAGCTTTTATCTATTTCGAGGAAATATGCGCGTAGTGATGGTTATTGCAGTGCAGAGTAGCATTGCTTTTCTACACTAGCTCTACAGTTGGTTTATATTTATATTTAACTGTATCATATTTGTTGATTACTTTAGACGATAATAGCTCCTGAAAGCTTGTCATGCCACATCGAAGTATCTGAAAAGTAAGTGCTTCCCTAACATGATGTTGATTGGTTAGGTAATTCATTAGTGTGGAAATCATGGTTTTTCTTTCATTTCATCTACCAGCGGCCATAAGCATTGGAGGAGTCAGAAATTACCATAAAGACGAAGCTAAAAATCATGGTTTGTCTGTTTTCTCTTGGGATGAATTCCTGATCATGGTAATCATTGGGCAGCTTACTTTGTAAATTACAGGGTGTTCTAGACTTCCAGTAGACGATAGTAGCTCCTAAAAGCTTGCCATGCCACATCGAAGTATCTGAAAAGTAAGTGCCTCCCTAACATGATGTTGATTGGTTAGATAATTCATTAGTGTGGAAATCATGGTTTTTCTTTCGTTTCATCTGCCAGCGGCCATAAGCATTGGAGGAGTCAGAAATTACCATAAAGATGAAGCTAAAAATCATGGTTTGTCTAGGTTTGTCTATTTTCTTTTGGGATGAATTCCTGATCATGGTAATAGaaaccgtcgcaacgcacgggcatataactATAAATTCACTATATATGCATCCCTTCTAAATTATAATACAAGTCTATGCACTCATAAGACATCTGCATCCATCTCAAATTCGCTCTAAGCTTAGCTACTAGCTTACAAGCCTCTTGGGCCTAATTTCCTGAATAAGCCTGAAGTATCAACTACTTGGTTCTGGCATACCATTTTTATATGTTCTGTTGGCTAAATGCAAGTATAACACTAACAGGTTGCTAAAATCAGCATGACTGTCTTCATTCTTGGTTTAACATGTGTTTTGTTTCTTTAGTACCATGGAGGCACCAACTTCGACAGGACCTCCGGTGGGTCGTTCATCGCCACTGGCTAATGCG harbors:
- the LOC103632855 gene encoding folylpolyglutamate synthase, translated to MDVRERFQLDGVNISEEKFLKYFWWCWNKLKEKTDDDIPMPAYFRFLAPLAFKIFYAEQVDVAVLEVGLGGKFDATNVVKAPVVCGISSLGYDHMEILGDQILFLVINLVSINGLILLAKLG